The Lipingzhangella halophila genome segment CCATGCCACGATGCACGCCGAGGCCAGCCGCATCCTGCGCGACCTGCACGTGCGCGTGCCCTCCACCCGCCAGGAGATCGGGCGCCTCTCCGGCGGGCAGCGCCAGACCGTGGCCATCGCGCGGGCCGTTTCCACCCAGCCCGACGTGCTCATCCTGGACGAGCCCACGGCGGCGCTCGCCGTGGCCGAGGTCGAGCAGGTGCTACGGCTGATCGGCGACGTCGCCGCGCGCGGCGTCGGCGTCATCCTCATCACGCACCGGCTGCAGGACCTGTTCCGGGTCTGCCACCGGATCACCGTCATGTACGAGGGCCGCAGCGTCGACGACGCGCCGATCGCCGAGCTGGACATCAAGTCGCTCGTCGACATGATCACCCGTGCCAACACCCCGGATTCGGCGAAGGAGGCCCTCAGTGACCGCTGACACCGGCAGCACCGCAACCGAAGGGCCTGGCTCCGCCGACGCGCGGGACGGCACGTCCCCGACCGAACCGGGCCCTCGTCTCGCCCGGATCCTCAACGACGCCAACAAGCCGACCCTGCTCATGGTGGGCGTGACGGTTCTACTGTTCGCGGCGTTGGGGGTGGCGACACCGGACTTCCTGACGTTCGCGAACCTGTCCAACCTGGCCACCCAGGTCGCTCCGATCGTGATCGTCGGGGTGGCGATGACGTTCGTCATCACCTCGGGCCAGATCGACCTTTCGGTCGGGTCGACCATCGCCTTCGTCGCCGCTGTCAGCGCCGAGATGCTGGTCGCCGGGCTGGACTCGTCCCTGGTGATCGTGCTCGGCATCCTCTCCGGCGCGGCCTGGGGGCTGGTCAACGGCTGGCTGGCCGCCTACCAGCGCATCCCGCCCTTCGTCGTCACGCTGGCGACGATGTCCGTCATCCGCGGCGTCGCCCTGCTGCGCACCGAGGGCTTCTCGGTGCCGATCGACAACCGGCTGATGCTGGCCCAGCTCGGCCAGACGGACCTGCTCGGGTTCTCCGTCTCGGCGTGGATCGCGCTCGTCGTCGCGGTTCTGGGTGCGATCCTGTTGAACCACACCCGGTACGGTCAGTACATCACCGGTATCGGCTCCAACGAGGAGTCGGTGCGCCGGGCGGGCGTCAACACCCGGCGGACCAAGATGCTGGCGCTGGTGTTCACCGGCGCCGCCGCCGGGCTCGCGGGCCTGCTCATCGCCGCCCGGCTGGGTTCCGGATCGGCGAACTCGGCCGAGGCCTTCGAGCTCACCGTCATCGCCGCGGTCGTGCTGGGTGGAACGAACCTGTTCGGCGGACGCGGCACGATTGTCGGCACGGTCATCGGTGCGCTCATCACGGGGGCGATCGCCAACGGTCTCACGCTGCTTGGCATGAGCCCGTTCCTCACGCCGATCGTGACCGGATGCGTGCTGATCCTGGCGATCTGGCTCAACCTGCGCGGCCGCGACATCGCCGACCTCGCCAGCCAGATGCTGGGCCGGAGGGCGGCACAGTGAGTGAGCCCGTCACCGTGCGCACCGTGACGGGTGCGGTTCCCAGCGACCACCTGGGCCGCACCCTCACGCACGAACACCTGGTCAACGACCTGCGCGCCGCCGTCTCCCCGCCCGGCCCCGGCCGGGAGCACCTCACCACGGCACCGGTCAGTGCGGACCTGGCGTGGCTGCTGCGCGAGGATCCCTACGCCTGCCGCGACAACTGCGTCCTCGACGACGTCGACGCCGTTGCCGCCGACCTCGCCTCGTTCGCCGACGCCGGCGGGCGCAGCGTTATCGACCTGACCCCGCCGGGGATCGGCCGCGACGCCGCGGTCCTGCGCGGGCTCGCCGAGCGCAGCGGCCTGAACATCATCATGGGGTCGGGGTGGTACCTGCAGCGGTTCCACCCGGCCCACCTGGCCGGCGCGACCGTGGACGAGCTCGCCACCGGACTGCTGGCCGAGCTCCGGGACGGCGACGGGCCCCGGCCCGGGGTCATCGGCGAGATCGGGGTGTCGCCGGACTTCACCGCTGCCGAACGCACCGCGCTGCGGGCGGCGTGTGTCGCCCAACGCGCGGCCGGCGTCCCGCTGTTCGTGCACCTGCCCGGGTGGCAGCGCCGCGGAGGCGAGGTGCTCGACATCGTCCTGGCGGAGCAGGGGGTCGACCCGGGCTCGGTGGTGCTGTGCCACATGGACCCCTCCGGGCCCGATCGCGCCTACCAGCGCGCCATCGCCGAGCGGGGCGTGTGGCTGGAGTTCGACATGATCGGCATGCCGTTCCGGTTCCCCGGGGAGGGGCAGGCGCCGCCGCCCGCCGAGACCGCGGACGCGGTGCGGGCGCTCATCGACGGCGGGCACGCCGAGCGGTTGCTCCTCAGCCACGACGTCTTCCTGAAGAGCATGCTGACCCGCCACGGCGGCAACGGCTTCGGCTACGTGCCGGTGCTGTTCGCCGAGCGGCTACGCGATCTGGGCGTGGACGACGCCACCGTGCGCGGGCTCATGGACAACAACCCCCGCGGTCTCTTCGAGGCCGCGGCCGGGGCGCGGTCATGACCGCGCCCCGGCCGAACCGCCACCGCAGTGACAGTGTCAGTGACACATCCGGATTGGAGCTTACGTGAGCCGCGTCCTCATCGCAGGAGAGAGCTGGGTGACGATGTCGACCCACATCAAAGGGGTCGACTCGTTCACCACGCACTCCTACGTCGAAGGGGTGGGGCCGCTGCGCGACGCGCTGACGGCCGCCGGGCACTCGACCACCCACCTGCCCGCGCACCTGGTCCCCCAGCAGTTCCCCGATGACGCCGCCGCCCTGGCCGACTACGACCTGGTGGTTCTCTCCGACATCGGGGCGAACTCGATCCAGCTCGCGCCGCGGGTGATCGACCGCTCCGAACGCGGCCACGACCGCCTCGCGAACCTGGCCGCGTGGGTCGCGGACGGGGGCGCACTGCTGATGGTCGGCGGGTACCTGTCGTTCACCGGGTTCGAGGGCAAGGCCGCGTTCCGGCAGAGCCCTCTGGCGCCGTCGCTGCCGGTGGAGCTGCTCCCCGAAGACGACCGCGTGGAGCTCCCGGCCGGAGCCGCGCCCTCGGTGCTGCGGCAGGACCACCCGGCGGTTGGCGGCGCGGGAGCCCAGTGGCCGCACCTGCTCGGCTACAACCGGGTACGCGCCCGCGCCGGTGCCACCACACTGGCCGAGATCGCCGGAGACCCCCTGCTCGTCGTCGGCGAGCACGGCAAGGGCAGGACCGCCGCCTTCACCTCCGACTGCTCGCCGCACTGGGCGCCACCCGAGTTCTGCGAGCGGTGGGACGGCTACGGGAACCTCTTCGACGGGCTCGTGCGATGGCTGACAGCCTGAGCGGCGGCGGCCGCAGCGCGCGGCTGCTCGCCGCGGCCGGCGACGATCTCGCCGCGGCCGCGCGGGTGCGGCTGCTCACCGAGCTCACGGCCGGTTCGGTGGACCCGGAGGTCTACGCCCGCTACCTGCGCGTCGAAGAGGAGTTCGTGCACACCGCCGCCCGCGTCCTCGGCGCGGCGGTGTGGGACGCGCCACGTTGGGAGTCCACGGTCGGGCATGCCCGCTCCCTGTTCTCGCTGGTCACTGAGCAACGGGAGTACTTCGCCCACGCCCGCGCGCAGTGGCCCGCCGCGGCCGACCTGAGCCCGGCCGCGCGCCGCGCGGCCGGCGGGTTGTCGGAGCATGTCCTGCGCGCGGCCGCGGACCATGGCTACCCCGCGATCGTGACCTCGATGCTGGCCGCCGAGCAGCTCTACCTCACCTGGTGCACGGCCGCCACCGGGCGGGACGTGCGGCGCGAGCCCGCCGTCCAGGAGTGGATCGAGCTGCACGCGCGGGCGCCCTTCACCGACCAGGTCGCCTTCCTGCGGGCCGAGGTCGACGCACTGCCCGGCGAGGTCAGCGACGCCCGCTTGCTCGACTGGTTCACCGCCATGCTCGCGGAGGAGTGCCGGTTCCACGACGCTGTGTTCCGCTGAGTACCGCGCACGGCGCGGCCGGCCGCCGCACCCGCCAGGGGTGTCCGGCCCCGAGCACACCCGCCTCGCCGAACGTCCGCCCGTGCTCCCGGTCGGTCAATTGGGTTGCCCGATGGGGCGCACCACGATGGAGTTGATGTCCAGTCCCGCCGGCTGGTTCAGGGCGAACACGACGCAGTCGGCGATCTGGTCGGCGGTCATGGCGGGACGGTCCGGCAGGCCGCGCCCCTCCCAGAATGGGGTGTCGACCAAGCCGGGGGCGACGAGGGTGACGCCGACCCCGTCCCCGGTGACCAGCATCCGGGTGTTCTCGGCCAGGGCGCGCACGGCCCACTTCGTGACGGAGTACAGGTTGCCCGGCGTGTTCTTCTCCCCGGCCACCGAGCCGACCAGGACGATCCGCCCGTTCGTCTCCCTGAGGTGCGGCAGGCACTCCCGCACCACCAGAGACGGGCCCAGGACATTGGTGAGCACCATCGCGCGCATCGCCTCGGGGTCCTGGTCGGCCACGGTGCCGGCGGCGGTGAAACCGGCATTGGCGATGGCGTTGTCGAGACGTCCCCACGCCCGCACGGTGCTCTCGACCGCCGCCAGCACGTCCGCGTGTTCGCCGGTGTCCCCGGGCAGGGTCATGAGCTGGTCAGTACCCGACGCGACGGAGTCGGCGAAAGCCGCGAGCCGGTCCTCGTCGCGACCCGTGACCGCCACCCGATGGCCCGCGTCGAGCAGGCGCCGCGCGGTGGCGGCCCCGATTCCGGTCGACCCGCCGGTGATCAGCGTCACTGGTGCCATGAATCCGGTCTCCTCGTCTCGCAACAGGCCGTTGGTCCCGCCGACGCGCAATTCTTCCAGGGCCCGCCCCCGGCAGCCCAACCCCCCGGCATCGCGGGCCGTGCGCCACGAACCGGTTCCGTCGGGGACCCGCGGCCGCGCCGCCACCCACCGACGGACACCGACAGTGGCGGTAGGCTCGGTTGGGAGCCAGGTGAGCGTTACCGCCCGGCGGTAAGGCGCCTGATTCCACTCGCAACGTCGCCACGCGCAGCGGGCCCCCGCTCTCCCGGCGGCACGCTCATTGGCTCGCGGTCCGGCCACATCGGAGTTGCGGGCGCGGTCTACGGCTATGGCCGGCGGGCGAAGCACCGCGCCGGCCATACGGGCGTTGGAACCGGCCGTCCACGGACAGACGGGCAGCGAGGGAGCGCGACGTCGCGACCGTGACACCTAGTCAGTACGCGTACTGAGCGTTTTCGCTCTGGAACAAGGAGTCCGAATGTCCCTCAACGCCGCCGAGGGCGCGGTCAGCTTCGCCGACCTGGAGCTCCGGCCCGAACTGCTACGGGCGCTCTCCGGCCTCGGCTACGAGGAACCCACGCCCATCCAACGCGAGGCCATCCCGCCGATCCTCGCCGGCGGTGACCTGCTCGGGCAGGCCGCCACGGGAACCGGGAAAACCGCCGGCTTCGCGCTCCCGATACTGCAGCGGATACCCGAGGGCAAGCGGGGTCCGAAGCCGATGGCGCTGGTGCTCGTCCCCACCCGCGAGCTGGCCATCCAGGTCTCGGAGGCGACCCACCGCTACGGCCAGGAGCTGGGCGCGCGGGTTCTCCCGATCTACGGTGGGCAGCCGATCGGCCGGCAGATACGAACCCTCGAACAGGGCGTGGACATCGTGGTCGCTACCCCGGGCCGCGCGCTCGACCACATGAGCCGCGGCACCCTCACGCTGGACGACCTTTCGATGGTGGTCCTCGACGAGGCCGACGAGATGCTCGACATGGGCTTCGCCGAGGACATCGAGGCGATCCTGAACGAGACCCCCCGGGACCGCCAGACGATCCTCTTCTCAGCGACGATGCCGCCGCGCATCAACGGGCTGGTCCAGCAGCACCTGCGCGACCCGGCCGCGATCCGGATCGCGCGCGAGACGACCGCCGTTGACGAGTCCCCGCTGGTGCGGCAGAGCTCCTACATCGTTCCGCGCTCGCACAAGCCGGCGGCGCTCGGCCGGATCCTCGACGTGGAGTCGCCGTCGGCCGCTCTGGTCTTCTGCCGCACCCGCGAGGAGGTCGACGAGCTGACGGTGACCCTGAACGGACGCGGCTACCGGGCCGAGGCACTGCACGGCGGTATGGGCCAGGAGCAGCGCGACCGTGTCATGGGCCGGCTCCGCAACCAGACATCGGACCTGCTCGTCGCGACCGACGTCGCCGCGCGCGGGCTGGACGTGGAGCATCTCAGCCACGTGGTCAACTACAACGTGCCGTCCGCCTCCGACTCCTACGTGCACCGCATCGGACGGGTGGGCCGCGCGGGCCGCGAGGGCGTGGCCATCACCCTGGTGGAACCGCGCGAGCACCGGATGCTCAAGACCATCGAGCGCGCGACCAACAGCAAGATCACGATCGAGAAGCTGCCCACGGTCGCCGACCTGCGGGCGCGGCGCCTGGAACTGACCCGCGCCGCGCTCAACGAGAGCATCCTGGAGGACGATCTCGAGCACTACCGCGTGGTGGTCGAGGCGCTCTCCGACGAGTTCGACGTCATGGACATCGCGCTCGCGGCGGTGCGGCTGGCGCACGAGACGAACGGCCCGCCGGGTGACGAGGAGGAGATCCCGGACGTCAGCCTCAAGCCGCCGAAGCGCACCGAGCGCGGTGGCAAGCGCCCCAGCGAAGGCGGCCCCGGCGGAGGCCGCTCCGGCGGGTCGGAGCGGCGGGGCGGGGGCGGCCGCACCCCCGCCGGCGGGATGGCGCGGCTGTTCGTCGGCGCCGGGCGCAGTGCCCGGATCCGGCCGCAGGACCTGGTGGGCGCGATCGCCGGGGAGACCGGTCTCAGCGGGCGCGACATCGGGGCGATCGACATCGCCGACCGGTTCTCGCTGGTGGAGGTCCCCGAGTCGTCCGCCGAGGAGGTCATCGAGTCCCTGCGCGGTAGCACGATCAAGGGGCGCAAACCCGTGGTGCGCCGCGACGCCCGGTAGCCGGCAGGACCCGCTCGGCCCCCGCGTCCCGCGCCCGAGGCGCCGGGGCCGGGCGGCGGACCTCCGCACAACCGGGATACTCTACGGTAACTTGCTATGGCGTCCAGGCCGCGGTTCGTCGTTCAACGTGAGGTGCATTGATGCCAGACTCGGCGGGGTTGCCCGAGGCCTTCTACCGGGAGCTGGGGCAGGGGTGCTACGAGAGCACACCGGCGACGATCGGGCCGTGGAGCGCGAAGACGCAGCACGGCGGGCCTCCGTCGGCCCTTCTCGGGCGCGCGCTGGAACGGCACGAGGCACGGGACGGCCTGCGGGTGGCGCGCGTGACGCTGGAGATCCCGCGCCCGGTACCCGTGGGTGAACTGCGGGTCAGCGTGCGCACGGTGCGCTCGGGTGGGCGCGCCGAACTACTCGAAGGCGAGATCACGGCGGACGGGGTGCCCGTCGCCCTGGCGCGGGCGTGGCGCACCGTGCGCAGTCCGAAGGACACCCCGCGGCTCCGGCCGGAACCCGACCCCCCACCGCTGCCCGGCCCCACGGCGGAGATCACCGGGTCCGGTGGCTACGTCGACGGTTACATCTCGGCGATGGAGTGGCGCCGCTCCTCCGGGGGTTTCGACACGCCCGGCCCCGGCACAACGTGGGCCCGACAGCGGGTGCCGCTGGTCGCCGGGGAGGAGGACACCCCACTGACCCGCGCCCTCACGCTCGCGGACAGCAGTTGGGCCGTGGGGATGGAGCTCGACCCGGTGCGCCAGCTCGTCATCAACACCGACGTCACGCTCGCGCTGCACCGCGAACCGGTCGGCGAATGGCTCTGCCTGCGCTCGGCGACGGCCGCCGACCCTGACGGCTCGGGCCTGGCGACCGGCCAGCTCGACGACACCGCCGGCGGTTGCGGGCATGTCCTGCAGACCCTGCTGGTGGCGCAACGCTGACCCAGCGGCGCTCTCCGGTGCGGCCGGTGCCGGGCCGCGTGTCGCGGCCCGGCACCGGCGCGCCCGGGATCAGGCCGGCGGACCGGCGCGCTCCGTGTCGGCACCGCCGGCCGGCACGCCACCGCCCGGATCGGCGCCCTCCGGGGTGTTCGCACCGGTCACGGTTTCCCCGCTGCCGCTGTCCTCCGGCTCGCTCTCCGGGCCGCTGCCGCCGGCCTCGGGCGCCGAGAACAACCAGGTCGCCACGATGACAAGAACGCCGACAGCCAGGCCGACCAGGCCGCTGGTCCGCTCCGGAGCGAGCATGGCAACCCCGGCGGCCATGCCGACCACCCGTGCGGCCCAGTGCATACGCCGGTGGATGCCCACGATCCACCCCTCGAAGCTCCATGCCATCAGCACGACCCCGGCGACGGCCAGTGCGAACGCGATCCCGACCTCGGCCAGCCCCGCCTGGGCCACCAGTGCCGGGTTCACCGCGAAACAGAACGGGATGATGTACTTCACCATCCCGAGCCGCATTGCGGTGAGGCTGGTCTGCATCGGCTTGGTTCCGGCGATTCCCGCCGCCGCGAACGAGGCCAGAGCCACGGGCGGGGTGATGTAGGAGACGGTCGCCCAGTAGATGACGAAGAGGTGCGCCGCCATTGGGTTGACGCCCAGCTCGACGAGCGCCGGCGCCATCACGATCGCCAGGAACACGTACACCGACGACACCGTCATCCCCATGCCCAGCACGAACGACGTGACCGCGCCCGCGATGAGGATCAGGGCGAGGCTGCCCCCGACGAGGAAGGTGAGCTCGCGGGCGAGCGACAGCGACACCCCCGCCATGGACAGCCCGCCCACGATCAGGCCGACACCGGCGATGATGCCGAGGATCTCGGCGATGGTCCGGCCCGCGCCGAACAGCAGGTCGGCCAGGCCGCGCAAGGTCAGCCGGTCCTTCGGCCGCACGGCGGCGATCAGCAACAGCGCCGCGACGACGATGAACGGCGTCTGCTGCTCGTTGCGGTACACCACGAGCAGGAAGACCAGTCCCGCCAGGGCCAGCAGGAAGGGCCAGCCGCGCAGCAGTACCCCGCCCACGCGCGGCAGTTCCGCGCGTGCGAGCCCGCGCAGCCCCGCCTTCGCCGAGTACGCGTCGATCTGGGCGAAGATCCCGAGGTAGTACAGGACAGCGGGGATCACCGCCGCCAGGGCCACCTCGCGGTAGGTGACCCCGACGAAGGAGACCATCAGGAACGCCGCGGTCCCCATGATCGGCGGGGTGATCGAGCCGCCGGACGCGGCCGTCGCCTCCACACCGGCCGCGTACTGGCCGCGGAAACCCGCCCGCTTCATCGCGGGGATCGTCATGGGCCCGGTGGTCAGCACGTTCGACACGGCGCTGCCGCTCATCATGCCCATCGAGCCGGAGCTGACCACCGCGACCTTCGCCGACCCGCCGCGGGCGTGGCCGAACATGGCCTGAGCGAGCTGGTAGAAGAACGTCGCGCCGCCCGTGTGCTGCAACACCACGCCGAACAACAGAAACCCGATCAGGATGGTTCCGGCGGTCTGCAGGGGCAGTCCCAGGATGCTCTCGACACCCATGGCGTGCATCCGCGCCGCACCGTCGAGGGTGAACGGGATGCCCTGCAGGAACGTGATGGGGATCTCGCCGGCGAACAACGGATAGACCGAGAACAGCAGCGCGATGA includes the following:
- a CDS encoding ATP-binding cassette domain-containing protein, with protein sequence MTDESPLVELRGIRKSFGAVTSLAGVDLTLGRGEVLGLVGDNGAGKSTLMKVLAGALQHDRGEILVNGRGVRFATPADARREGIGIVYQDLALCDTLDVASNLFLGREPHKGPFLDHATMHAEASRILRDLHVRVPSTRQEIGRLSGGQRQTVAIARAVSTQPDVLILDEPTAALAVAEVEQVLRLIGDVAARGVGVILITHRLQDLFRVCHRITVMYEGRSVDDAPIAELDIKSLVDMITRANTPDSAKEALSDR
- a CDS encoding ABC transporter permease, encoding MTADTGSTATEGPGSADARDGTSPTEPGPRLARILNDANKPTLLMVGVTVLLFAALGVATPDFLTFANLSNLATQVAPIVIVGVAMTFVITSGQIDLSVGSTIAFVAAVSAEMLVAGLDSSLVIVLGILSGAAWGLVNGWLAAYQRIPPFVVTLATMSVIRGVALLRTEGFSVPIDNRLMLAQLGQTDLLGFSVSAWIALVVAVLGAILLNHTRYGQYITGIGSNEESVRRAGVNTRRTKMLALVFTGAAAGLAGLLIAARLGSGSANSAEAFELTVIAAVVLGGTNLFGGRGTIVGTVIGALITGAIANGLTLLGMSPFLTPIVTGCVLILAIWLNLRGRDIADLASQMLGRRAAQ
- a CDS encoding phosphotriesterase family protein translates to MSEPVTVRTVTGAVPSDHLGRTLTHEHLVNDLRAAVSPPGPGREHLTTAPVSADLAWLLREDPYACRDNCVLDDVDAVAADLASFADAGGRSVIDLTPPGIGRDAAVLRGLAERSGLNIIMGSGWYLQRFHPAHLAGATVDELATGLLAELRDGDGPRPGVIGEIGVSPDFTAAERTALRAACVAQRAAGVPLFVHLPGWQRRGGEVLDIVLAEQGVDPGSVVLCHMDPSGPDRAYQRAIAERGVWLEFDMIGMPFRFPGEGQAPPPAETADAVRALIDGGHAERLLLSHDVFLKSMLTRHGGNGFGYVPVLFAERLRDLGVDDATVRGLMDNNPRGLFEAAAGARS
- a CDS encoding glutamine amidotransferase; this encodes MSRVLIAGESWVTMSTHIKGVDSFTTHSYVEGVGPLRDALTAAGHSTTHLPAHLVPQQFPDDAAALADYDLVVLSDIGANSIQLAPRVIDRSERGHDRLANLAAWVADGGALLMVGGYLSFTGFEGKAAFRQSPLAPSLPVELLPEDDRVELPAGAAPSVLRQDHPAVGGAGAQWPHLLGYNRVRARAGATTLAEIAGDPLLVVGEHGKGRTAAFTSDCSPHWAPPEFCERWDGYGNLFDGLVRWLTA
- a CDS encoding TenA family protein, with translation MADSLSGGGRSARLLAAAGDDLAAAARVRLLTELTAGSVDPEVYARYLRVEEEFVHTAARVLGAAVWDAPRWESTVGHARSLFSLVTEQREYFAHARAQWPAAADLSPAARRAAGGLSEHVLRAAADHGYPAIVTSMLAAEQLYLTWCTAATGRDVRREPAVQEWIELHARAPFTDQVAFLRAEVDALPGEVSDARLLDWFTAMLAEECRFHDAVFR
- a CDS encoding SDR family oxidoreductase: MAPVTLITGGSTGIGAATARRLLDAGHRVAVTGRDEDRLAAFADSVASGTDQLMTLPGDTGEHADVLAAVESTVRAWGRLDNAIANAGFTAAGTVADQDPEAMRAMVLTNVLGPSLVVRECLPHLRETNGRIVLVGSVAGEKNTPGNLYSVTKWAVRALAENTRMLVTGDGVGVTLVAPGLVDTPFWEGRGLPDRPAMTADQIADCVVFALNQPAGLDINSIVVRPIGQPN
- a CDS encoding DEAD/DEAH box helicase: MSLNAAEGAVSFADLELRPELLRALSGLGYEEPTPIQREAIPPILAGGDLLGQAATGTGKTAGFALPILQRIPEGKRGPKPMALVLVPTRELAIQVSEATHRYGQELGARVLPIYGGQPIGRQIRTLEQGVDIVVATPGRALDHMSRGTLTLDDLSMVVLDEADEMLDMGFAEDIEAILNETPRDRQTILFSATMPPRINGLVQQHLRDPAAIRIARETTAVDESPLVRQSSYIVPRSHKPAALGRILDVESPSAALVFCRTREEVDELTVTLNGRGYRAEALHGGMGQEQRDRVMGRLRNQTSDLLVATDVAARGLDVEHLSHVVNYNVPSASDSYVHRIGRVGRAGREGVAITLVEPREHRMLKTIERATNSKITIEKLPTVADLRARRLELTRAALNESILEDDLEHYRVVVEALSDEFDVMDIALAAVRLAHETNGPPGDEEEIPDVSLKPPKRTERGGKRPSEGGPGGGRSGGSERRGGGGRTPAGGMARLFVGAGRSARIRPQDLVGAIAGETGLSGRDIGAIDIADRFSLVEVPESSAEEVIESLRGSTIKGRKPVVRRDAR
- a CDS encoding thioesterase family protein, yielding MPDSAGLPEAFYRELGQGCYESTPATIGPWSAKTQHGGPPSALLGRALERHEARDGLRVARVTLEIPRPVPVGELRVSVRTVRSGGRAELLEGEITADGVPVALARAWRTVRSPKDTPRLRPEPDPPPLPGPTAEITGSGGYVDGYISAMEWRRSSGGFDTPGPGTTWARQRVPLVAGEEDTPLTRALTLADSSWAVGMELDPVRQLVINTDVTLALHREPVGEWLCLRSATAADPDGSGLATGQLDDTAGGCGHVLQTLLVAQR
- a CDS encoding TRAP transporter permease, which produces MTDRCNGFWRAVVVLFTVCGLLLTVSQVFFWNPFGGESLLRHQFLYFVLALFLPLVFLVFPAHKGAAARVPVYDMALFGITIGVNGYFGYNAEQIVNFGWDYAGPPESVVLSFVLWALVLEALRRCAGTAVTVIALLFSVYPLFAGEIPITFLQGIPFTLDGAARMHAMGVESILGLPLQTAGTILIGFLLFGVVLQHTGGATFFYQLAQAMFGHARGGSAKVAVVSSGSMGMMSGSAVSNVLTTGPMTIPAMKRAGFRGQYAAGVEATAASGGSITPPIMGTAAFLMVSFVGVTYREVALAAVIPAVLYYLGIFAQIDAYSAKAGLRGLARAELPRVGGVLLRGWPFLLALAGLVFLLVVYRNEQQTPFIVVAALLLIAAVRPKDRLTLRGLADLLFGAGRTIAEILGIIAGVGLIVGGLSMAGVSLSLARELTFLVGGSLALILIAGAVTSFVLGMGMTVSSVYVFLAIVMAPALVELGVNPMAAHLFVIYWATVSYITPPVALASFAAAGIAGTKPMQTSLTAMRLGMVKYIIPFCFAVNPALVAQAGLAEVGIAFALAVAGVVLMAWSFEGWIVGIHRRMHWAARVVGMAAGVAMLAPERTSGLVGLAVGVLVIVATWLFSAPEAGGSGPESEPEDSGSGETVTGANTPEGADPGGGVPAGGADTERAGPPA